From Marivirga harenae, one genomic window encodes:
- a CDS encoding TetR/AcrR family transcriptional regulator, translating to MNVHSAIENKLDKKTLILETTLKLISENGFHGTPISMIAETAGIGAGTIYRYFENKEDLINELFKEIKRQIMHAMLADYNENDSFKERFKHLWMNLITFFMQHPKAFQFIEQHRYASYMSKLTREESFMIMSPVMMFFIEAKREKAMKDLPVYTIISLSYGPITSLAKLQIDHQQHLSKERIEQAADACWDAVRRI from the coding sequence ATGAACGTTCATTCCGCAATCGAAAACAAGCTTGACAAAAAGACATTAATACTGGAGACAACGCTAAAACTGATTTCAGAAAACGGTTTTCACGGGACTCCTATTTCCATGATTGCAGAAACAGCAGGGATTGGTGCTGGTACTATCTATCGATATTTTGAGAATAAGGAAGATTTAATCAATGAACTGTTTAAAGAGATCAAAAGACAAATCATGCATGCTATGCTAGCCGATTACAACGAAAATGACAGCTTTAAAGAAAGATTCAAGCATCTGTGGATGAATCTAATCACTTTTTTTATGCAGCACCCAAAAGCATTTCAATTCATCGAGCAGCACAGATACGCCAGTTATATGAGTAAATTAACAAGAGAGGAAAGTTTTATGATCATGTCTCCTGTTATGATGTTCTTTATTGAAGCCAAGCGAGAGAAGGCTATGAAAGACCTTCCAGTTTACACCATAATTTCTTTATCATATGGACCAATAACCTCTTTAGCAAAGCTGCAAATTGATCATCAACAACACTTAAGTAAAGAACGCATTGAACAAGCTGCAGATGCCTGTTGGGATGCTGTCAGAAGAATTTAA
- a CDS encoding radical SAM protein yields MRLIKKPVLCNYYVTYRCNASCYFCDIWEKPSPYIKKEDVAQNLKALKKLGVKVIDFTGGEPLLHNEIEVFLKMAKDLGFITTITTNGLLYPKKAEKLKGLVDMLHFSLDFADSAQHDEVRGVGCFDFVMKSIEAAIALGERPDILFTAMNENIDELNKIYESICLPNDLVLIVNPIFDYNTVKTGGGLTKENLEYLSRMGKRKKIYLNDAFIELRKNGGNHVEDPVCKAASSALVISPKNELVLPCYHLGKKDFAIDGDLFKLYKSDEVQKLAALEGKLPECEGCAINCYMQPSFAVEMNQYFWKALPSTIKYNRLKGTWKNILQ; encoded by the coding sequence ATGCGTTTAATAAAGAAGCCTGTACTATGTAATTATTATGTGACTTATCGATGCAACGCCAGTTGCTATTTCTGCGATATATGGGAAAAACCAAGTCCATACATAAAAAAGGAAGACGTAGCCCAGAATCTGAAGGCACTTAAAAAGCTTGGTGTTAAAGTAATTGATTTTACCGGTGGGGAGCCTCTATTACATAATGAAATTGAGGTTTTTCTGAAAATGGCTAAAGATCTTGGCTTCATTACGACAATCACAACCAACGGCTTACTTTATCCAAAAAAAGCCGAAAAATTAAAAGGGTTAGTTGATATGCTTCATTTTTCGCTAGATTTCGCAGATTCGGCTCAGCACGATGAAGTGAGAGGTGTAGGATGTTTTGATTTTGTCATGAAATCAATTGAGGCGGCAATAGCATTAGGAGAAAGGCCCGATATTTTGTTTACGGCCATGAATGAAAATATAGATGAGCTCAATAAAATTTATGAAAGTATTTGCCTTCCAAACGATTTGGTACTAATCGTTAATCCGATTTTTGATTACAATACCGTCAAAACTGGAGGAGGATTGACAAAAGAAAATCTAGAATACCTGAGCCGAATGGGCAAGAGAAAAAAAATTTATCTCAATGATGCTTTTATAGAACTACGTAAAAATGGAGGTAATCACGTAGAGGACCCTGTTTGTAAAGCGGCTTCATCTGCTCTTGTAATATCACCCAAAAACGAACTGGTCCTTCCTTGCTATCATTTAGGAAAAAAGGATTTCGCTATTGATGGAGATTTATTTAAACTATATAAGTCAGATGAGGTACAGAAATTAGCAGCATTAGAAGGTAAGCTTCCCGAATGTGAGGGCTGTGCTATCAATTGCTATATGCAGCCTTCATTTGCAGTCGAAATGAACCAATATTTTTGGAAAGCTCTTCCATCTACAATCAAATACAATAGGCTTAAAGGGACTTGGAAAAATATTTTGCAATAA
- a CDS encoding thiolase family protein, whose product MDAYIVAGYRTAVTRAKKGGFRFYRPDDLASDVIKHLVSQVEGVENKMVDDLIVGNAVQEAEQGMQMGRMISLLALGKEVPGMVINRYCGSGLEAINIAASKIQAGYADIIIAGGTESMSMVPIMGYKTALNYKIATETPDYYTSMGLTAEQIAQQWKISREDQDEFAYNSHMKAINAQKEGKFDNEIVPINVKETYVEDGKKKTRDYTVDKDEGPRAGTSTDVLGKLRPVFAQGGSVTAGNSSPTNDGASFTMVMSERMVKELNVKPIARMVGFGVAGVEPRIMGIGPVEAVPKALKSAGLKLNDIDLIELNEAFAAQSLAVIRELDIDQSKLNVNGGAIALGHPLGCSGAKLSVQVMNELKRTNGKYGMVTACIGGGQGIAGIYEMM is encoded by the coding sequence ATGGACGCATATATAGTAGCAGGATATAGAACGGCAGTAACAAGAGCCAAAAAAGGTGGCTTCAGATTTTACCGACCGGATGATCTAGCCTCCGATGTAATCAAACACCTGGTTTCCCAAGTGGAGGGTGTAGAAAATAAAATGGTAGACGACCTAATTGTAGGGAATGCTGTGCAAGAAGCAGAGCAGGGAATGCAAATGGGGCGTATGATTTCACTCTTAGCGCTTGGTAAAGAAGTACCAGGCATGGTAATCAATAGGTATTGTGGATCAGGATTGGAGGCTATAAATATAGCGGCTTCAAAAATTCAGGCTGGTTATGCCGATATCATTATTGCTGGTGGAACGGAATCAATGTCTATGGTACCAATTATGGGTTACAAAACGGCTCTTAATTACAAAATAGCTACTGAAACTCCAGATTACTACACCTCAATGGGTTTAACTGCAGAGCAAATTGCTCAGCAATGGAAAATATCTCGTGAAGATCAGGATGAGTTTGCATATAACTCTCACATGAAGGCAATCAATGCACAGAAAGAGGGTAAATTCGATAATGAAATTGTACCTATCAATGTCAAAGAAACTTATGTGGAAGATGGAAAGAAGAAAACACGTGATTATACTGTAGATAAAGACGAAGGACCACGAGCGGGAACAAGTACTGATGTATTAGGAAAACTGAGACCAGTTTTTGCACAGGGGGGATCAGTAACTGCTGGAAATTCTTCTCCAACAAATGACGGAGCCTCATTTACGATGGTAATGTCCGAAAGAATGGTGAAAGAATTAAACGTAAAGCCAATTGCCAGAATGGTGGGCTTTGGCGTAGCAGGTGTTGAACCAAGAATCATGGGTATAGGTCCTGTGGAAGCAGTGCCAAAAGCATTGAAAAGCGCAGGGTTAAAATTGAATGATATTGATTTGATTGAATTAAATGAAGCATTTGCGGCTCAATCATTAGCGGTAATTCGTGAGTTGGATATTGATCAAAGTAAATTAAATGTTAATGGTGGAGCGATAGCTTTAGGACACCCTTTAGGTTGCTCAGGTGCAAAACTTTCGGTTCAAGTAATGAATGAATTGAAAAGAACCAATGGCAAATACGGGATGGTTACTGCTTGTATTGGTGGTGGCCAAGGAATTGCCGGCATTTACGAAATGATGTAA
- a CDS encoding LPXTG cell wall anchor domain-containing protein, with amino-acid sequence MNILQLLAQIPQGVPHPDDSEPLLLQTPFDYILYVGLPILILVGGYLWWRRKKRREKEED; translated from the coding sequence ATGAACATTTTACAACTTTTAGCTCAAATACCACAAGGTGTTCCACATCCTGATGACAGTGAGCCCTTACTATTACAAACTCCTTTTGATTATATACTATATGTGGGTTTACCCATCCTGATTTTGGTTGGAGGATATTTATGGTGGAGAAGGAAAAAAAGAAGAGAGAAGGAAGAAGACTAA
- a CDS encoding four helix bundle protein yields MHNYKKLKVWEKSMELSLLIYQVTSTFPSEERFGLISQIRRCAVSIPSNIAEGSSRDSSKDFSRFLRISIGSSFELETQLLLSKELNFVSESDFDAVKNALDEIQKMLNSFIKKTNAEV; encoded by the coding sequence ATGCACAATTATAAGAAACTTAAAGTTTGGGAGAAATCAATGGAGTTATCTCTATTGATATATCAAGTCACAAGTACTTTTCCTAGCGAGGAAAGATTTGGATTGATATCTCAAATTAGAAGGTGTGCTGTTTCAATCCCATCTAATATTGCAGAAGGCTCTTCTAGAGATTCAAGCAAAGATTTTTCTAGGTTCTTAAGAATATCTATTGGTTCTAGTTTTGAGTTAGAAACTCAATTGCTGTTAAGTAAAGAACTGAATTTTGTGTCAGAAAGTGATTTTGATGCGGTTAAGAACGCATTAGATGAAATTCAAAAAATGCTTAACTCTTTTATAAAGAAAACGAATGCAGAAGTCTAG
- the accD gene encoding acetyl-CoA carboxylase, carboxyltransferase subunit beta, whose translation MAWFRRQNKGILTPTENKKEAPDGLWYKTPNGKIIHMRELKQNAYVSPDDEYHVRIGSKEYFEILFDDNKFTELDKDMTSGDPLEFVDSKPYPVRIKQSQEKSDLKDAVRSAHGKINGLDLCVACMDFGFIGGSMGSVVGEKIARAIDYSIKKKVPFLMISKSGGARMMEAGFSLMQMAKTSAKLAQLSEAKVPYISLLTDPTTGGVTASYAMLGDFNIAEPGALIGFAGPRVIRETIGKDLPKGFQSSEFVLEHGFLDFIVDRRQLKTKLTTLLKMLK comes from the coding sequence ATGGCTTGGTTTAGGCGACAAAATAAAGGGATTCTAACTCCTACTGAAAATAAAAAAGAAGCACCAGATGGTTTGTGGTATAAAACCCCGAACGGAAAAATTATTCACATGCGGGAGCTTAAGCAAAATGCTTATGTGAGTCCTGATGATGAGTACCATGTTCGCATTGGTTCTAAGGAATATTTTGAAATCCTTTTTGATGATAATAAATTCACAGAGCTTGATAAGGATATGACTTCTGGTGATCCTTTGGAATTTGTAGATAGTAAACCTTACCCAGTTAGAATTAAGCAGTCTCAGGAAAAATCAGATTTGAAGGACGCAGTTAGGTCAGCTCACGGCAAAATCAACGGTCTAGATTTATGTGTGGCCTGTATGGATTTTGGTTTTATTGGAGGGTCTATGGGTTCTGTTGTGGGTGAAAAGATTGCAAGAGCAATTGATTATTCTATCAAGAAGAAAGTTCCGTTTTTAATGATTTCAAAATCGGGCGGTGCAAGAATGATGGAAGCTGGATTTTCATTGATGCAAATGGCAAAAACTTCTGCTAAGTTGGCGCAGCTTTCAGAAGCAAAAGTTCCGTATATTTCCTTATTAACTGATCCTACAACTGGCGGGGTAACTGCCTCTTATGCTATGCTAGGGGATTTTAATATTGCTGAACCAGGTGCCTTAATAGGTTTTGCTGGTCCTCGGGTAATTAGAGAAACTATTGGGAAAGATTTACCTAAGGGTTTCCAGAGTTCGGAATTTGTACTGGAACATGGGTTCTTGGATTTTATTGTGGACAGAAGGCAACTAAAAACTAAATTGACCACTTTATTGAAGATGTTGAAATAA
- the nqrF gene encoding NADH:ubiquinone reductase (Na(+)-transporting) subunit F encodes MTSVIITSIIAFTVLILLLVLILLFAQSKLVQSGPVNIYVNGDEDNPIVTTAGSTLLSTLSGQDIYLPSACGGGGTCAMCKCVVEDGAGDVLPTEEGHLSRSEKKENVRLSCQVKVKEDMHIRIPEEIFGIKKWECTVKSNYNVSTFIKEFVVQLPEGETLDFESGGYIQIDVPAITCEFKDIEITPHPDLGHKEDIFQEDWDNFGLWDLVMKNDEPIFRAYSMANHPAEGDIIMLNIRIATPPWDRAKNTWMDVNPGICSSYVFTRKPGDKVTISGPYGEFFINESEAEMIYIGGGAGMAPLRSHIFHLFHTQGTDRKVSYWYGGRSKRELFYVDHFRNIEEKNPNFDFQVALSEPLEEDNWKIKKSLDDKDGDGYTGFIHNALYDNYLKHHKEPEEVEFYLCGPPMMNAAVLKMLDDMGVPPENIRFDDFGG; translated from the coding sequence ATGACATCAGTAATTATCACTTCAATTATTGCCTTCACAGTGCTAATACTCTTATTGGTATTGATACTATTGTTTGCGCAATCGAAATTAGTTCAGTCTGGCCCCGTTAATATTTATGTTAATGGAGATGAAGACAATCCTATAGTTACAACTGCAGGATCCACTTTACTATCTACATTGTCTGGTCAAGATATCTATTTACCATCAGCTTGTGGTGGTGGTGGTACTTGTGCCATGTGTAAATGTGTGGTAGAAGATGGAGCTGGAGATGTTCTGCCTACAGAGGAAGGTCACTTAAGTCGTTCTGAAAAGAAAGAAAACGTGAGGCTTTCTTGCCAAGTTAAAGTTAAAGAAGACATGCACATCCGCATACCTGAAGAAATTTTCGGTATTAAGAAATGGGAGTGCACAGTTAAATCTAATTATAACGTATCTACATTCATTAAAGAATTTGTAGTGCAATTGCCGGAAGGTGAAACTTTAGATTTTGAGTCAGGTGGATATATCCAAATTGATGTACCTGCTATCACTTGTGAATTTAAAGATATAGAGATTACTCCACATCCTGATTTAGGACACAAAGAAGATATCTTCCAGGAAGATTGGGATAACTTCGGTTTGTGGGATTTAGTGATGAAAAATGATGAGCCTATATTTAGAGCTTACTCAATGGCGAATCACCCTGCAGAAGGTGATATCATTATGTTGAATATTAGAATTGCTACTCCACCGTGGGACAGAGCTAAAAACACATGGATGGATGTAAATCCTGGAATTTGCTCTTCTTATGTTTTCACTAGAAAGCCGGGGGATAAAGTGACTATTTCAGGTCCATACGGTGAATTCTTCATTAATGAATCTGAAGCTGAAATGATTTATATTGGTGGTGGTGCCGGTATGGCTCCATTACGTTCTCATATTTTCCATTTATTCCACACACAAGGAACTGATAGAAAAGTTTCCTACTGGTATGGTGGTAGATCTAAAAGGGAGCTGTTCTATGTCGATCACTTTAGAAATATTGAGGAAAAGAATCCGAATTTCGATTTTCAAGTAGCCCTTTCTGAGCCATTAGAAGAGGATAATTGGAAAATTAAAAAGAGCTTAGACGATAAAGATGGTGATGGTTACACTGGATTTATTCATAATGCCTTGTACGATAACTATCTTAAGCACCATAAAGAACCAGAAGAAGTAGAATTTTACTTATGTGGTCCTCCAATGATGAATGCAGCAGTACTAAAGATGTTAGACGATATGGGTGTTCCGCCAGAAAATATCCGATTTGATGATTTCGGTGGATAA
- a CDS encoding 3-hydroxyacyl-CoA dehydrogenase/enoyl-CoA hydratase family protein, whose product MKRNIKKVAVLGSGIMGSRIACHFANIGVEVLLLDIVPFELTDAEKDKGLTKEDPQVRNRIVNEAFESTLKGKPASLYHKDFANRISLGNFDDDMHKIKDCDWVLEAVVERLDIKKKVFSKVEEHRTKGTIISSNTSGIPIHMMLEERSEDFQKHFIGTHFFNPPRYLKLLEIIPTPKTDQAITDFLMHYGDLYLGKTTVLCKDTPAFIANRVGIYAILKVVESMQKLGMNIDEIDKLTGPVIGRPKSATFRTSDVVGLDTLIKVANGLYENLPNDEARETFNLPDVIGKLEDNKWLGDKTGQGFYKKTKKDGKTEILTLDLESMEYKPKSKPKFSTLESTKQISNLKERFPVLLGGKDKAGEFYRDSFYGLFKYASNRIPEISDELYRIDQAVCTGFGWEIGPFETWDTLGVKKTVEKMEEAGYKPNQWVYDMLDSGADSFYKVEAGQKQYYDLDSKKYVNIPGTEEFIILENLKESGKEIWSNAEAGIIDLGDGIINVEFRSKSNSLGGGVIEAINKAISMGEEKYRGVVISNEGSNFSVGANLGMIFMYAIEQDYDELDFMIRQFQQTMMRARYSAVPVVVAPHNMALGGGCELSMHADHVQASAETYIGLVEVGVGVIPGGGGTKENALRVADRYQDGDVELNALQNAYMNIAMAKVATSAHEARDMGILRPSDGISMNRSRQIADAKAAAIRLADAGYTMPVQRTDIKVQGKTGIALFKAGVSGMKMGRYISEHDQKIADKLAYVMCGGDLSYPQEVSEQYLLDLEREAFLSLLGEKKTLERIQAVLQGGKPLRN is encoded by the coding sequence ATGAAACGAAACATTAAAAAAGTAGCCGTTTTAGGTTCGGGGATTATGGGATCAAGAATTGCCTGCCACTTTGCCAATATTGGTGTGGAAGTGCTCTTGCTTGATATCGTGCCTTTTGAACTTACGGATGCCGAGAAAGACAAGGGCCTGACGAAGGAAGATCCGCAAGTGCGCAATCGTATCGTGAATGAGGCTTTTGAATCTACCTTGAAAGGTAAGCCTGCTTCATTATATCATAAAGATTTTGCCAATAGAATTTCATTGGGAAATTTTGATGATGATATGCACAAAATCAAAGATTGTGACTGGGTGCTAGAAGCTGTTGTGGAGCGACTGGATATTAAAAAGAAAGTTTTTTCAAAAGTTGAAGAACACAGAACTAAAGGTACTATTATATCCTCCAACACTTCAGGTATTCCAATTCATATGATGCTAGAAGAAAGAAGTGAGGATTTCCAAAAGCACTTTATTGGAACACACTTCTTCAATCCGCCTCGTTATTTAAAATTATTGGAAATCATTCCTACACCAAAAACGGATCAAGCGATTACTGATTTCTTGATGCATTATGGAGATTTGTATTTGGGCAAAACAACGGTTTTATGTAAAGATACTCCTGCATTTATCGCAAATAGAGTAGGTATCTATGCAATTTTGAAAGTTGTAGAGTCCATGCAAAAATTAGGCATGAATATCGATGAGATTGATAAATTGACAGGGCCTGTTATTGGGCGACCAAAATCTGCTACTTTCAGAACCTCTGATGTAGTTGGTTTGGATACCTTGATAAAAGTAGCCAATGGTTTATATGAAAATCTTCCAAATGATGAAGCTAGAGAAACTTTCAATTTGCCGGATGTAATCGGGAAGTTAGAAGACAACAAATGGTTAGGAGATAAAACAGGGCAAGGTTTTTATAAGAAGACCAAAAAAGATGGAAAGACTGAAATCCTTACTTTGGATTTGGAGTCAATGGAATACAAGCCTAAGAGCAAGCCTAAATTCTCTACCCTTGAGTCCACCAAGCAGATATCTAATCTAAAAGAGAGATTTCCTGTTTTATTAGGAGGTAAGGATAAAGCGGGTGAATTCTACAGAGATTCCTTCTATGGTTTATTCAAATATGCATCTAATAGAATTCCCGAGATTTCTGATGAATTATATAGAATTGACCAAGCAGTTTGCACTGGCTTTGGTTGGGAAATTGGACCATTTGAGACTTGGGATACTCTAGGTGTTAAAAAGACTGTGGAGAAAATGGAAGAAGCAGGTTATAAGCCAAACCAATGGGTTTATGATATGCTCGATTCTGGCGCAGATTCTTTCTATAAAGTTGAAGCAGGTCAAAAGCAATACTATGATCTTGATAGTAAGAAATATGTAAATATCCCGGGAACTGAGGAATTCATTATTCTTGAAAACTTGAAAGAGAGTGGTAAAGAAATATGGAGCAATGCAGAAGCGGGAATTATCGATTTGGGTGACGGTATTATTAATGTAGAATTCCGTTCTAAATCAAATTCCCTCGGTGGCGGTGTGATAGAAGCCATCAATAAGGCTATTTCGATGGGAGAGGAGAAGTATCGTGGAGTAGTAATCTCTAACGAGGGTTCGAACTTTTCTGTGGGCGCCAATTTGGGAATGATCTTCATGTATGCCATCGAACAAGATTATGATGAGTTAGATTTCATGATTCGTCAGTTCCAACAAACTATGATGCGAGCAAGATACTCAGCAGTACCTGTTGTAGTAGCACCACATAATATGGCTTTAGGTGGAGGATGTGAATTATCCATGCATGCTGACCACGTTCAAGCTTCAGCTGAAACTTATATCGGTTTGGTTGAAGTAGGCGTTGGTGTCATTCCAGGTGGTGGAGGTACCAAAGAAAATGCTCTACGAGTAGCTGATAGATATCAGGACGGAGATGTTGAGCTGAACGCTTTGCAAAATGCTTATATGAATATAGCCATGGCTAAAGTTGCCACCTCGGCTCATGAAGCAAGAGATATGGGGATTCTACGTCCTTCTGATGGAATCAGTATGAATAGGAGCCGTCAGATCGCTGATGCTAAAGCTGCTGCTATAAGATTGGCAGATGCTGGATATACCATGCCAGTTCAAAGGACTGATATAAAAGTGCAAGGAAAAACTGGTATTGCTTTATTTAAAGCGGGGGTGTCCGGTATGAAGATGGGGCGATACATTTCAGAACACGATCAGAAGATAGCAGATAAACTAGCGTACGTAATGTGTGGCGGAGATTTATCGTATCCTCAAGAAGTTTCAGAGCAATACTTATTGGATCTTGAAAGAGAAGCTTTCTTATCCCTGTTAGGAGAAAAGAAAACACTGGAAAGAATTCAAGCCGTATTGCAAGGAGGAAAACCGCTTAGAAACTAG
- a CDS encoding acyl-CoA dehydrogenase family protein — MEKVDKKYTAKGGAFLIEETPAQAVFTPEEWTEEQKMIAQTCKDFLDQEVYPRLDEIDDVKGNPDIMPELLDKSGELGLLGTSVPEEYGGFGMDFNTSMLVAEVIGAGHSFAVALSAHTGIGTLPILFYGDDAQKKKYLPKLATGEWKASYCLTEPDSGSDANAAKTKAVLTEDKKHYILNGQKMWITNGGFADIFIVFAKIDDDKNLSAFIVEKDFGGVTMNEEEAKMGIKGSSTRQVFFNDCKVPVENMLSERENGFKIAVNILNIGRIKLAASTIGACKGIIGNAAQYATERKQFGTSIGSFGAIKHKLAEMAARTYASESAAYRAGQNIDDAYDDLVAGGMSEAEAKLKSVEEFAIECAILKVHGSETLDYVVDEGVQTYGGMGFSADAPMDRAYRDARINRIFEGTNEINRMLTIDMLLKRAMKGKLDLMTPAMNVQKELTSIPDFGADEDDAMFAKEKKVLANLKKAGLMISGAAVQKYMQKLSQEQEILMNLADMLIEVYAAESALLRTEKLVGIKGEEACKQQINMTKLYMHRAVEIANKAGKEAIFAFAEGDEQRMMLLGLKRFTKIDPMNLKEVRRSIADHVLEKQAYEF, encoded by the coding sequence ATGGAAAAAGTTGATAAAAAATACACAGCAAAGGGTGGAGCTTTCTTAATAGAAGAAACTCCAGCTCAGGCAGTTTTCACTCCAGAAGAATGGACGGAAGAACAAAAAATGATTGCCCAAACTTGTAAAGATTTCTTGGATCAGGAAGTTTACCCACGTTTGGATGAAATTGATGATGTAAAAGGAAACCCTGATATTATGCCGGAATTATTGGATAAATCAGGTGAATTAGGACTATTAGGAACCTCAGTCCCAGAAGAATATGGTGGATTCGGAATGGACTTCAATACTTCTATGCTGGTTGCTGAAGTAATTGGTGCGGGTCATTCCTTTGCCGTTGCTTTATCCGCACATACTGGAATTGGTACACTACCCATTCTGTTTTATGGTGATGATGCACAGAAGAAAAAATATTTGCCAAAATTAGCTACTGGTGAATGGAAAGCTTCATACTGTTTAACAGAACCGGATTCTGGTTCCGATGCTAATGCAGCTAAAACGAAGGCAGTTTTAACGGAAGATAAAAAGCACTATATCTTGAATGGTCAGAAAATGTGGATCACCAATGGTGGTTTCGCTGACATTTTCATTGTTTTTGCTAAAATTGATGATGACAAAAATCTTTCTGCTTTTATAGTGGAGAAAGATTTTGGTGGAGTGACTATGAATGAGGAAGAAGCCAAAATGGGTATAAAAGGATCTTCTACGCGTCAGGTATTCTTTAACGATTGTAAAGTACCAGTTGAAAACATGCTTTCTGAAAGAGAAAACGGTTTTAAAATTGCTGTAAATATTTTAAACATCGGTAGAATCAAGTTGGCTGCTTCTACAATCGGTGCTTGCAAAGGAATCATTGGAAATGCGGCTCAATATGCCACTGAAAGGAAGCAGTTCGGAACATCTATAGGTAGCTTTGGTGCAATTAAGCACAAATTGGCTGAGATGGCGGCAAGAACTTATGCGTCAGAATCAGCAGCTTATAGAGCAGGTCAAAACATCGATGATGCTTACGATGATTTAGTGGCTGGTGGAATGTCAGAAGCAGAAGCTAAATTGAAATCAGTAGAAGAATTTGCTATTGAATGTGCAATCCTAAAAGTCCATGGATCAGAAACTTTGGACTACGTAGTGGACGAAGGTGTTCAAACTTATGGTGGAATGGGCTTTTCAGCTGATGCACCTATGGACAGAGCTTATCGTGATGCCCGAATCAACAGAATCTTCGAAGGTACGAACGAAATCAACCGAATGTTAACTATTGACATGTTGTTGAAGCGCGCCATGAAAGGTAAGTTAGATTTAATGACACCGGCCATGAATGTACAAAAAGAATTGACTTCAATACCAGACTTTGGAGCCGATGAAGATGATGCCATGTTTGCAAAGGAGAAAAAGGTCTTGGCTAATTTGAAAAAAGCTGGATTGATGATTTCAGGTGCTGCTGTTCAAAAGTATATGCAAAAGCTTTCTCAAGAACAGGAAATCTTGATGAACCTTGCTGATATGTTGATTGAAGTTTATGCTGCAGAATCTGCTTTATTAAGAACTGAGAAATTGGTTGGTATTAAAGGAGAAGAGGCGTGTAAGCAACAAATCAACATGACAAAGTTATATATGCACAGAGCAGTTGAAATTGCTAATAAAGCCGGTAAAGAAGCCATCTTTGCGTTTGCAGAAGGAGACGAGCAGCGGATGATGCTTTTAGGTTTAAAGAGATTCACTAAAATTGATCCTATGAACCTTAAAGAAGTAAGGAGATCAATAGCTGATCATGTGCTAGAAAAGCAAGCTTATGAATTCTAA
- a CDS encoding MarR family winged helix-turn-helix transcriptional regulator has translation MKREESIDYNIKAAWHAISRMYNQQAVKYGITTSIGFVLLNINSKEGTPATKIAPLMGLESRSLTRMLKSMEEKGLIHKKPDPEDKRSVRIFLTDLGIEKKAVSRETVKAFNEEVFKTIEPEKLEAFFDVINRVNGIIDSNEIYNNNESVH, from the coding sequence ATGAAGAGAGAAGAATCCATCGACTACAATATTAAGGCGGCCTGGCATGCTATTTCACGTATGTACAACCAACAAGCTGTAAAATATGGAATTACTACTTCCATAGGGTTTGTGTTATTAAATATCAATTCCAAAGAAGGGACACCTGCTACCAAAATAGCGCCACTGATGGGCTTAGAAAGTAGGAGTTTGACCCGTATGCTAAAAAGTATGGAAGAAAAGGGTCTTATTCATAAGAAGCCTGATCCTGAAGATAAACGTTCGGTCAGAATTTTTTTAACAGATTTAGGGATAGAGAAAAAGGCGGTGTCAAGGGAAACGGTAAAAGCTTTCAATGAAGAGGTATTCAAAACTATTGAACCTGAAAAATTAGAAGCTTTTTTTGATGTCATCAACAGAGTGAATGGCATAATCGACTCAAACGAGATTTACAATAATAACGAATCAGTTCATTAA